A genomic region of Miscanthus floridulus cultivar M001 chromosome 3, ASM1932011v1, whole genome shotgun sequence contains the following coding sequences:
- the LOC136544878 gene encoding disease resistance protein RGA2-like, with protein sequence MEILLSVVLGELTTRSIDFLIRKCSKPSAPELEDCLCRVLLRAQVIVDEAMGRHITNQAMLHQLNMLRDGMYRGYYTLDTFRHQPHNEEATKDKIVSQTSFLSKVNSVKGLHSSNRNIEILEQLQKVLNSLSSMINDAEEMVMFLMSSPHMYSQPYSMHIQLGNCMFGRQLETELVINFLLQSWPHGSEELEVLPIVGPGRVGKSTLVAHVCKDERVRDHFSKIMFLKGHDFTDDDLATLRQGCATEHENRVSNINKDGRLLLVVELVDDLDENTWNKLYFVSKQCMPSNSKIIITGCSEKIIKFGTTEALSLKNMSHETYWYFFKTLTFGSTDPEMHKNFVHVAMEIVKMLSGCLIGATITAYLLRDNFDIHYWCKMLAFMRRVTQHVSKSSEHPFDLISENRLAHLGRMASPSEDLVLYNQSERSPQEDVPNVRIQDVMYGSVKPHGRFEVLAWTSPIPPYYSYVSTCEIRDLKGTATKRKRSEKNGVTLC encoded by the coding sequence ATGGAGATTCTCCTTTCTGTGGTTCTGGGGGAGCTGACCACTCGATCCATAGATTTCCTCATCAGGAAATGCTCCAAGCCGTCAGCGCCGGAATTGGAGGATTGCCTCTGCAGAGTTCTGCTCCGGGCGCAAGTCATTGTCGATGAGGCCATGGGGCGGCACATCACAAACCAAGCTATGCTGCACCAGCTCAACATGCTGAGAGATGGCATGTACCGAGGCTATTACACGCTCGATACTTTCAGACACCAACCTCACAATGAGGAGGCCACCAAAGATAAGATTGTGAGTCAAACTTCGTTTCTCTCCAAAGTCAATTCTGTGAAAGGTTTGCATTCCTCCAATAGAAACATTGAAATTTTGGAACAACTACAAAAGGTGCTAAACAGTTTGAGTTCCATGATAAATGATGCAGAAGAGATGGTAATGTTCTTGATGAGCTCCCCTCACATGTACAGCCAGCCATACAGCATGCATATCCAGCTGGGCAACTGCATGTTTGGCCGCCAGTTGGAAACTGAACTTGTCATCAATTTCCTATTGCAGTCATGGCCTCATGGTTCTGAAGAACTAGAGGTCCTGCCAATTGTTGGTCCAGGTAGAGTGGGCAAGAGCACCCTTGTCGCTCATGTTTGCAAGGATGAAAGAGTCCGTGACCATTTCTCAAAGATCATGTTCTTGAAAGGCCATGATTTTACAGATGATGACCTCGCTACATTAAGACAAGGATGTGCAACGGAACACGAAAATCGTGTGTCAAACATTAACAAAGATGGGAGACTACTTCTTGTTGTGGAGTTAGTTGATGATCTCGATGAGAACACATGGAATAAGCTATATTTTGTTTCTAAACAGTGCATGCCAAGTAATAGTAAAATCATAATCACAGGCTGCTCTGAGAAAATAATAAAGTTTGGAACAACAGAAGCTCTTAGTCTAAAGAATATGTCCCATGAAACATACTggtatttcttcaagactcttACATTTGGAAGCACGGATCCTGAGATGCACAAGAATTTTGTGCACGTGGCCATGGAGATAGTCAAGATGCTAAGCGGATGCCTTATTGGTGCAACCATCACCGCCTATTTGTTAAGAGACAACTTTGACATCCACTATTGGTGCAAGATGTTGGCCTTCATGAGAAGGGTCACGCAGCATGTCTCCAAATCTAGTGAGCATCCATTTGATCTTATAAGCGAAAACAGGCTTGCTCATCTTGGGAGAATGGCGTCACCTTCTGAAGATCTTGTGCTTTATAATCAGTCTGAACGATCTCCACAAGAGGATGTTCCAAATGTAAGAATCCAAGATGTGATGTACGGAAGTGTAAAGCCTCATGGGAGATTCGAGGTCCTAGCATGGACGTCTCCGATTCCGCCCTACTATAGCTATGTCAGTACCTGTGAGATTCGAGATCTAAAAGGAACAGCTACCAAGAGAAAGCGTTCGGAGAAAAACGGAGTCACACTTTGTTAA